The Drechmeria coniospora strain ARSEF 6962 chromosome 02, whole genome shotgun sequence genome has a segment encoding these proteins:
- a CDS encoding P-type calcium ATPase yields MNPISPAADDGASVPSQKAKPLASDLVDDSPPPSNRFAFTPAQLHTLLTFRSLAALDVFGGVRGLAAGLRTDAVAGLGVDETDLNETIAFDEAVSAGRQGRMPAYQPHEPLPPVPHALRVGDGHDRPFADRKRIFGTNQLPRRRHKSFLKLMWIAFNDKLLILLTISASISLSIGIYQSTNTKLGSSNIDWVDGVTVVVAVVIIVLATAANDWQQNHKFEKVNERKRQREVTVVRSGKAQKIWCHDVLVGDVMHIEAGDVVAVDGVLIQASGLHIDESSISGESGLVHKTVLADHDAEHAVLADPFILSGTTVTRGVGRCLVTAIGANSTYGRTLMSLREDVQETPLQAKLGRLGKQLIIFGAVAGFIFFIILFIIFLMSLQEPHPRGASGQAEIFFHILILSITVVVITVPEGLALNVSVALAFATKRMLKDNNLVRLVRSCEIMGNATCVCSDKTGTLTQNKMTVVAGRIGLENSFDDTGTVAIGIGEPAPSVATPGRNSSSTRFAASLSSEVKSLIKDSIALNSTAFESDETSDSEYFGSSTETALLKFSRDHLGMGLLSMERANNAILTMLPFDSTRKWMAVLVRLPNGRYRLLVKGAAEVVFEYCAFLVDDPTYSLTADRLSEDNRTALRETIMDYANNMLRPVAIAYRDFDASEVFENPEDDPASINIEWLASGLICIGIFGIRDPLRPEVVESVRKCQDAGVFVRMVTGDNFLTAKAIAVECGIFTAGGVAMDGATFRKLSPSQMDAVIPRLQVLARSSPEDKLLLVSHLRSMNETVAVTGDGTNDALALKAADVGFAMGVQGTEVAKEAASIILLDDNFASIVKALSWGRTVNDAVKKFCQFQFTINITAGILTVTSKFAGEPIFEVVQLLWINLIMDIFASLGLATDHPSPDFLKRKPEPRDASIISITMWKMILGQAIYQLTVVYTIHYVGWDIFDVDTRGEKEALQTIVFNIYVFMQFFNQHNCRRVDNKLDIWYQGVLRNPWFIGVQCLTLIGQFIIIFKGGEAFNTVPLSGAQWGWSVLFGILTLPLGALIRQVPDRYVLAFFLFVKRIYLAVTRPFRPLFCCFSCFSKLRVRKRRSSNGPKQEMGTADDMTSQRILSAQNSNQVQDTAAADDSEMTKTKPTVDLPGIIEAAKLGRSSGQDVLELHPQTLKDDPILMTRSDLTVPPSQDPVLQRFMATDLEAGNRRRSMSMTMTRDVWVEPSQAAPARLREKRGLTWEGLLRSKRR; encoded by the exons ATGAATCCCATCTCtcccgcggccgacgacggtgcgtCTGTGCCCAGTCAAAAGGCCAAACCTCTCGCATCCGACCTGGTAGACGACTCGCCACCTCCCTCAAACCGATTCGCCTTCACGCCCGCCCAGCTGCACACCCTCCTCACCTTCCGTAGCTTGGCAGCTCTCGACGTCTTTGGCGGGGTGCGCGGCCTTGCTGCTGGCCTCCGcaccgatgccgtcgccggtcTTGGAGTGGATGAGACCGACCTCAACGAAACCATCGccttcgacgaggccgtctcTGCCGGCCGGCAAGGCCGAATGCCAGCCTACCAACCTCACGAGCCGCTCCCCCCTGTACCTCATGCGCTGCGGGTAGGTGATGGTCACGATCGGCCCTTCGCCGACCGGAAGCGAATCTTTGGCACCAACCAGctacctcgacgtcggcacaAGTCCTTCCTCAAGCTGATGTGGATTGCCTTCAACGATAAGCTCCTCATCCTTCTCACCATTTCCGCATCCATCTCCCTCTCCATTGGCATCTATCAATCGACCAACACCAAGTTAGGATCCTCGAATATCGACtgggtcgacggcgtcaccgtcgtcgtcgccgttgtcATCATCGTCCTGGCCACGGCTGCCAACGATTGGCAGCAAAACCATAAGTTTGAGAAAGTCAACGAGCGAAAGCGCCAGCGCGAGGTGACCGTCGTCCGCTCCGGCAAGGCCCAAAAGATATGGTGCCACGACGTgcttgtcggcgacgtcatgcacatcgaggccggcgacgttgtcgccgtcgacggagtTCTCATCCAGGCTTCGGGGCTTCACATCGACGAATCATCCATCTCAGGAGAGTCTGGCCTCGTCCACAAGACCGTCTTGGCGGACCACGATGCTGAGCATGCCGTGCTTGCCGATCCTTTCATCCTGAGCGGCACCACCGTCACCCGTGGCGTCGGACGCTGTCTGGTGACGGCCATTGGTGCCAATTCAACCTACGGTCGCACGCTCATGTCCTTGCGAGAAGATGTCCAAGAGACGCCCCTCCAGGCgaagctcggccgcctcgggaAACAACTCATCATtttcggcgccgtcgccggatTCATCTTCTTCATCATTCTGTTCATTATTTTCCTGATGAGCCTACAGGAACCCCACCCCAGGGGCGCTTCCGGCCAAGCCGAGATCTTCTTCCAcatcctcatcctctccATCActgtcgtcgtcatcaccgtGCCGGAAGGTCTCGCTCTCAACGTCAGCGTCGCACTGGCCTTTGCGACAAAGCGGATGCTCAAGGACAACAATCTGGTCCGGCTGGTTCGCTCGTGCGAAATCATGGGCAACGCGACCTGCGTATGCTCTGACAAGACGGGCACTCTTACCCAGAACAAAATGACCGTCGTGGCTGGCCGTATCGGGTTGGAGAATAGCTTCGACGAcaccggcaccgtcgccattGGAATCGGCGAGCCTGCACCCAGCGTTGCGACGCCTGGGCGCAACTCATCATCGACTCGATTTGCCGCCTCGTTGTCGAGCGAGGTCAAAAGCCTGATCAAGGACAGCATTGCCCTCAACTCGACAGCATTCGAGAGCGACGAGACGTCCGATTCAGAGTACTTCGGTTCCAGCACAGAAACGGCGCTGCTCAAGTTTAGTCGCGATCACCTCGGCATGGGGCTGTTGAGCATGGAAAGGGCCAACAACGCGATCCTTACCATGCTGCCATTTGACTCAACTCGAAAGTGGATGGCAGTCCTGGTCAGGCTGCCCAATGGGAGGTATCGATTACTCGTCAAAGGTGCCGCCGAGGTGGTGTTCGAGTACTGTGCCTTTCTTGTCGACGATCCGACCTATTCTCTCACGGCCGACCGCCTTTCCGAGGATAATAGGACTGCCTTGCGCGAGACCATCATGGACTACGCCAACAACATGCTGCGACCGGTTGCCATCGCCTACAGGGACTTTGACGCGTCGGAGGTTTTTGAGAACCCAGAAGACGACCCCGCCAGCATCAACATTGAATGGCTGGCGTCCGGATTGATCTGCATCGGCATATTTGGCATCCGTGACCCTCTCCGTCCTGAGGTCGTCGAGTCGGTTCGCAAGTGCCAGGATGCTGGCGTGTTCGTGCGCATGGTGACCGGAGACAACTTCCTTACCGCCAAAGCCATTGCAGTAGAGTGTGGCATATTCACAGCCGGAGGTGTTGCTATGGATGGAGCCACATTTCGCAAGTTATCTCCCTCGCAGATGGACGCCGTGATCCCTCGACTGCAAGTGTTAGCGAGATCAAGCCCGGAGGATAAGCTGCTCTTGGTTTCGCATCTCAGATCCATGAACGAAACCGTTGCCGTCACTGGTGACGGCACAAACGACGCTTTGGCCCTCAAGGCTGCCGATGTTGGCTTCGCCATGGGGGTCCAGGGTACGGAGGTAGCCAAGGAAGCAGCCTCGATCATCCTGCTGGATGATAACTTTGCATCCATTGTGAAGGCGCTTAGCTGGGGGCGAACTGTCAACGATGCAGTGAAGAAGTTCTGTCAG TTTCAGTTCACAATCAACATCACGGCCGGAATCCTTACAGTCACCTCGAAGTTCGCGGGCGAACCCATCTTCGAAGTCGTGCAGCTGCTTTGGATTAACCTCATCATGGACATATTCGCCTCGCTCGGATTGGCGACGGACCACCCTTCGCCTGATTTCCTGAAACGAAAACCGGAGCCACGGGACGCGTCCATCATTAGTATCACCATGTGGAAGATGATACTTGGTCAAGCCATCTACCAGTTGACCGTCGTTTACACCATACATTACGTTGGGTGGGACATTTTTGATGTTGACACGCGCGGCGAGAAAGAGGCTCTGCAAACGATTGTGTTCAATATTTACGTGTTTATGCAGTTCTTTAACCAACATAACTGCCGCAGAGTCGACAACAAGTTGGACATCTGGTACCAGGGTGTTTTGCGCAACCCTTGGTTTATCGGGGTGCAATGCCTGACCCTGATAGGACAATTTATCATCATATTCAAGGGAGGCGAGGCCTTCAACACCGTGCCTTTATCTGGAGCGCAGTGGGGATGGAGTGTGCTCTTCGGCATCCTGACGTTACCATTAGGCGCCTTGATACGGCAAGTACCCGACCGTTATGTCCTGGCATTCTTCCTCTTTGTCAAACGAATATATCTCGCCGTGACAAGGCCGTTTCGCCCACTCTTTTGCTGCTTCTCGTGCTTTTCCAAACTGCGCGTACGAAAACGTCGCTCGTCGAATGGCCCAAAGCAGGAGATGGGCACGGCTGACGACATGACGTCTCAGAGGATCCTTTCGGCCCAGAATTCCAATCAGGTTCAGGATACGGCCGCAGCAGACGATTCAGAaatgacgaagacgaaacCAACGGTGGATTTGCCAGGAATTATTGAAGCTGCCAAACTGGGAAGGTCAAGTGGACAAGACGTTTTGGAGCTGCACCCACAAACTCTCAAGGACGACCCCATACTTATGACAAGAAGCGACCTTACAGTACCCCCGAGCCAAGACCCGGTGCTCCAGAGGTTCATGGCTACGGATTTGGAGGCCGGAAACCGCAGAAGAAGCATGAGTATGACGATGACAAGGGACGTGTGGGTTGAGCCTTCGCAGGCTGCCCCAGCGCGGCTGCGTGAAAAACGAGGGCTGACTTGGGAGGGACTGTTGCGATCCAAACGGAGGTGA